The DNA region ACCCATTGACCTCATTAAGGTCATTAAGCTCATTGACCCACTGATCTTGTTAATCCCATGGGCCCCATTAACCTCATTAACCTCAGTGACCTCATTAAGCTCATTAAACTCCACCCCAGGGTCCCCCATCACCCAACGAACCTTAACGAGCACCAAAACCTGGGTCCACTAATTAACAACCCTTAATAAGCCCCCACAGCCTAACGAACTCAAAACTTGGGGTCCCACTAATTAACGACCCTTAACGAGCCCCCAACAACCGAATGACCCCCCAAGATCTGGGTCCCACTAATTATTGACCCTTAATGAGTCTCCACCTCCCAAACGATTCCCCAAGATCTGGGTCCCCCCCATTAAAGAGCCCCGACAGGTCCCTCATCACCTCATCAGCCTTAATGAGCCTTAATTAACGAGGCCCGAGATGAGATGAGGGTCTCCAGGACCTAACGAGCCCCATCAGGTCCTTCCTCACTTGCTAATGAGCCTTAATGAACCCCCACCGCTTAATGAGCCCACAAGCTCCTCCACCACCTCCTAACAAGCCTTAATGAGCCCCCACCACTTAATGAGCCTTAATGAGTCCCCACCACCTGATGACCCCCAAACCTGGGCCCCCACCCCCACCAGCTCCTTCATCACCCAACGAGCCTTAACGAGCCTGCCACCTCCTAATGAGCCTTAATGAGCCCCTTAATGAGTCCCCACTGCCTGATGACCCCAAAACCTGGGCCCCCATCACCCAAGGAGCCTTAACGAGCCCACCACCTCCTAATGAGCCTTAATGAGCCCCCACCACTGATGACCCCCCAGACCAAGGTCTCCATCTCCTAATGAGCCTTAATGAGTCCTGACCATTTAATGAGGTCAAATAGCTCCTCTGTCACCCCCTAACGAGTCCCCACCACCTGAGGACCCCAAACCCGGCTCTCGGGACCTGAGGACTCCCCAGCTCCTAACGAGCCTTAATGAGTCCCCTCAGCCTGATGACCCCCAAACCTGGACCCCAGAGAGCCCCAGTGAGTCCCAGTGAGCCCCAGTGAGCCCCAGTGATCCCCAGTGAGTCCCAGTGAGCCCCAGTGAGccccagtgactcccagtgacccccagggaCTCCCAGTGagccccagtgacccccagggactcccagtgacccccagtgaGTCCCAGTGAGCCCCACTGAGCCCCAGTGAgtcccagtgacccccagtgagccccagtgacccccagtgagccccagtgacccccagggactcccagtgacccccagtgaGTCCCAGTGAGCCCCACtgagccccagtgccccccagtgagccccagtgccccccagtgaGTCCCAGTGAGCCCCAGTGAtccccagtgactcccagtgacccccagtgactcccagtgaCACCCAGTGATCCCCAGTGAGCCCCAGTGAGTCCCAGTGAGCCCCAGTGACTCCAGTGACCCCCCAGTGagccccagtgaccccccagtgAGCCCCAGAGagccccagtgaccccccagcacctcctgccaAGCCCAAGCCAGCCCCACCATGGGATGCCCCCAGACCCAGGGCTGCCCCCCCCGAGGTGGGTTCTCTGCCCACAACAAGCCCCCACGACCTAACGAGCCCCACCAGATCCCTCACCAGCCCTAATGAGCCTTAACGAGCCCCCACAACCTAATGAGCCCCACCAGGTCCTTCACCAGCCCTAACGAGCCTTAACGAGCCCCCACGATCTAACGAGCCCCACCAGGTCCTTCACCAGCCCTAATGAACCTTAAATAAGCCCCCACAACTTAACAAGCCCCACCAGGTCCTTCACCAGCCCTAACGAGCCCTAACGAGCCCCACCAGGTCCTTCACCAGCCCTAACGAGCCTTAACGAGCCCCACGACCTACCGAGCCCCAGCAGATCCTCCACCAGCCCTAAGGAGCCCCGAGGAGCCCCCACCGCCCGAGGAAGCCCCAGCAGGCCCCCCCAGACTCCCGTCCCCCCCGGCCCGTCCCTAGGCCGCCACTGACTTGTCCCCGGCGTGTCCCCCTCTGTCgtggccgcggggccgcccgtAGAGGCAGACGGCCACCAGCACCATGGCGGTGCCGGCCAGGAAGGGCCCGCGGGGGCGGAAGCCGAAGAGCTGGGCCGAGGCGGCCGTGGAGGCCACGATGGACAGGGCGGTGGCGAAGCCCTTGAGGATGTTGTCGGCGTAGCGCACCACCACGGCCACCAGCAGCCCCCCGGCCGCCTGGTTCACCACCACGGCCCACACGGCGCCGTTGTAGCCGTAGAAGAAGCCCAGGGCGGCCACGGAGGAGCCCTCGGCGGCCAGCAtggcccccagccccacggCCGTGCCCACGGCGCCCAGCTGCACGTTGCGCACCCAGATGGAGCCGCCCGAGCGCTTGAGCAGCCGCTCGAAGTAGACGCCGGCGAAGCCCGAGGACAGGCAGGAGGCGGCCACGGCCGCCAGCCCCACGGCGTAGCTCTGGGGGGGCCCCTCGGGGGGCACCGAGGGCGCCAGGGCCgcccccccccgcgccccccgcgccaCGGGCGCCCTCGGCCTGGACCAGGGCCACGCCCGCGAAGAGCAGCGCCAGGGACAGCCACTGCAGGCGGGACAGCGACGTGCCCAGGAGGAGGACAGAGAACAGGGCCGTGGTCAGGATCTTCAGCTGGTACGTCacctggggacagagaggggacagggttagggacagggacagggacacagggacagggacacagggacagccaCTGCAAACGGGACAGCGACGTGCCCAGGAGGAGGACAGAGAACAGGGCCGTGGTCAGGATCTTCAGCTGGTACGTCacctggggacagagagagggACACGGttagggacagggacacagggacagggacacagggacacagggacagagggacagggacacagggacacagggacacagggacacagggacacagggacagggacacagggacacagggacacagggacagggacagggacacagggacagccaCTGCAGGCGGGACAGCGACGTGCCCAGGAGGAGGACAGAGAACAGGGCCATGGTCAGGATCTTCAACTGGTACGTCacctggggacagagaggggacagggttagggacagggacagggacacagggacagggacagggacagggacacagggacagccaCTGCAAACGGGACAGCGACGTGCCCAGGAGGAGGACAGAGAACAGGGCTGTGGTCAGGATCTTCAGCTGGTACGtcacctggggacaagggacagagagagacacttagggacagggacacagggacagggtcaGGATCTTCAGCTGGTACGtcacctggggacaagggacagagagagacacttagggacagggacacagggacagggtcaGGATCTTCAGCTGGTATGTCacctggggacagagagaggggacagggttagggacagggacacagggacacagggacagggacacagggacagggacgtGCCCAGGAGGAGGACAGAGAACAGGGCTGTGGTCAGGATCTTCAGCTGGTACAACCTGGGGACACAGAGAGAAACACAGttagggacagggacacagggacagggacaggatctTCAGCTGGTACGTCacctggggacagagaggggacagggttagggacagggacagggtcAGGATCTTCAGCTGGTACGTCACctggggacacagagagacGGGACAGGAttagggacagggaca from Pseudopipra pipra isolate bDixPip1 unplaced genomic scaffold, bDixPip1.hap1 HAP1_SCAFFOLD_220, whole genome shotgun sequence includes:
- the SLC35A2 gene encoding LOW QUALITY PROTEIN: UDP-galactose translocator (The sequence of the model RefSeq protein was modified relative to this genomic sequence to represent the inferred CDS: deleted 1 base in 1 codon), whose amino-acid sequence is MAAPAAAGDGGGSVGTAGPTNVSWRVKYASLGVLVLQNASLVLSIRYVRTLPGDRFLPSTAVVMAEVMKGSACLLLLLIQHKGSVRQTAVTLHEAVWGQFGDTLRLAVPSLIYTLQNNLQYVAISNLPAATFQVTYQLKILTTALFSVLLLGTSLSRLQWLSLALLFAGVALVQAEGARGAGGAGGAALAPSVPPEGPPQSYAVGLAAVAASCLSSGFAGVYFERLLKRSGGSIWVRNVQLGAVGTAVGLGAMLAAEGSSVAALGFFYGYNGAVWAVVVNQAAGGLLVAVVVRYADNILKGFATALSIVASTAASAQLFGFRPRGPFLAGTAMVLVAVCLYGRPRGHDRGGHAGDKSPDKDKGT